The proteins below come from a single Thunnus thynnus chromosome 10, fThuThy2.1, whole genome shotgun sequence genomic window:
- the LOC137190769 gene encoding gamma-aminobutyric acid type B receptor subunit 2-like has translation MLILLAARPPQTLSCLQHKRISFPAGGSESSRQRGKMWRQRMDVFMLLLVWGLLVGPVLAQVRHPLPVLWMMPVSSEGGGGLTAGVAPAVRLALQDLKKQPPPLGNYEIQLQLLDSQCEASSGLKALFDAMWAGPKYLLVFGGVCPSVTMLIARSLPALNLVQVSFAATPPSLSNRKWYGNLFSTVPSDRALNQVTVKLLQRYKWTRVSIVTQEGPRHSEMKKDLIRQLLKADVQVVSTVSFYDDACSSLKKLKERDVRIIIGQFEDDSASEVFCCAYRLNLFGARYQWIVTGGGTAGWRLGWQFSGCTANNLLTAADGSIRLQIRQLSSTNAAGVSGRTPQNYQDAYLRELIQERSKVSPLHAFAYDAVWVAAKALSQVMEAVKHREKYSIKRNVTVSEEEFQKMLLEVVKQTQFEGVTGPVFFRNGERMTLIELIQFQGSSGVLVGEFSTNTQQLRLMNHLLKFKGSGPAKDQTEVRLQQRLVSLLLYSIVSSVATVTIIITLTILCFIIINRKHWLLRASGGSQDELLLLGVLLSSASVLISGLDEALLSDRTLELLCSVRLWILSVGHTVGFSVLFIKTWRVYSLCSINQRQQSSLQPAGRVLLWMFLLDVFVLTSWQILDPLRRVVMQHRLESDPADQDVIIQPYSEHCSSINMELWLTAVYGYKGPLLGLGCFLAWSIRTVQVDHPAVHSKHLTLSMFALTVFSVLGVSGSLLTSHNPPVQFCLSSALILGCNIFILSLLFGTKFLYLWSNSSELQSEAAEEGAEEQLRRLNQQLKSRTTQLDVEIETITMQLSETSESEMLHHTTREKNNGEVRSVTHAAQVFAEDENSERKPSSPDDVNSPEHVRRRLSVQLPILHHSYLPAIGGISASSSSLFSSREAFVHHDALMTTSCKPDNTHLEPQL, from the exons ATGTTGATCCTTTTAGCTGCCCGGCCTCCTCAGACTCTCAGCTGCTTACAGCACAAGAGGATTAGTTTCCCTGCAGGAGGGTCAGAGAGCAgcaggcagagaggaaaaatgTGGAGGCAGAGAATGGACGTGttcatgctgctgctggtctggGGGCTGCTGGTTGGGCCAGTACTGGCTCAGGTCCGGCACCCTCTGCCTGTGCTGTGGATGATGCCCGTCAGCtctgaagggggggggggcctgACCGCCGGTGTGGCCCCTGCTGTCAGACTGGCTCTGCAGGACCTGAAGAAACAACCGCCGCCGCTGGGAAACTATGAGATCCAGCTGCAGCTGCTCGACTCACAg TGTGAAGCGTCTTCGGGACTCAAAGCTCTGTTTGACGCCATGTGGGCGGGGCCAAAGTACCTGCTGGTGTTTGGAGGGGTGTGTCCTTCTGTGACGATGCTCATCGCTCGCTCTCTGCCAGCTCTCAACCTGGTGCAG GTATCCTTCGCAGCCACGCCCCCCAGCCTGTCCAACAGGAAGTGGTATGGGAACCTGTTCAGCACTGTGCCGTCAGACCGAGCTCTGAACCAGGTCACCGTGAAGCTGCTGCAGCGCTACAAGTGGACCAGAGTCAGCATCGTCACACAGGAAGGACCCAGACACTCAGAG ATGAAGAAGGATCtgatcagacagctgctgaaGGCCGACGTTCAGGTTGTTTCCACAGTGAGTTTCTATGACGATGCCTGCAGCAGCCTGAAGAAGCTGAAG GAACGTGACGTTCGGATTATCATCGGACAGTTTGAGGATGATTCTGCTTCTGAGGTTTTCTGCTGT GCCTACAGACTGAACCTGTTTGGAGCTCGGTACCAGTGGATCGTCACTGGAGGAGGAACAGCTGGATGGAGGTTGGGCTGGCAGTTTTCTGGCTGCACTGCCAACAATCTCCTGACGGCTGCAGACGGATCCATCAGGCTGCAGATCCGACAGCTCAGCAGCACAAACGCAGCGGGAGTCTCCGGACGG actCCACAAAACTACCAGGATGCGTACCTCAGAGAGCTGATCCAGGAGAGGTCGAAGGTCAGCCCCCTCCACGCCTTTGCCTACGATGCCGTTTGGGTTGCTGCCAAAGCTCTCAGCCAGGTGATGGAGGCGGTGAAACACCGAGAGAAGTACAGCATCAAGAGAAATGTCACCGTGAGCGAGGAGGAATTTCAGAAGATGCTGCTGGAGGTCGTGAAGCAGACGCAGTTTGAAGGAGTGACG ggTCCAGTTTTCTTTCGAAATGGAGAAAGAATGACGTTGATCGAGCTGATCCAGTTTCAAG gcAGCAGTGGTGTGTTGGTGGGAGAGTTCAGTACCAACACCCAGCAGCTCAGACTCATGAACCACCTGCTGAAATTTAAAG GTTCAGGACCAGCTAAAGACCAAACTGAGGTGCGTCTGCAGCAGCGTCTTGTCAGCCTCCTTCTGTACAGTATCGTGTCATCAGTCGCCACGgtaaccatcatcatcactctgACCATCCTgtgcttcatcatcatcaaccgCAAACACTG GCTGCTGAGAGCGAGCGGTGGATCCCAGGATGAGCTACTGCTGCTGGGCGTCCTGCTCTCGTCTGCCTCCGTCCTGATCTCCGGTCTGGATGAAGCCTTGCTGTCTGACAGGACGCTTGAGCTCCTCTGCTCT GTTCGTCTGTGGATTCTGTCAGTGGGACACACTGTGGGCTTCTCTGTGCTGTTCATCAAGACATGGAGGGTTTATTCACTCTGCAGCATCAACCAGAGG cagcagagcagcctGCAGCCAGCAGGCCGTGTGCTGCTGTGGATGTTCCTGctggatgtgtttgttttaacctCCTGGCAAATCCTGGATCCCCTCAGACGGGTGGTGATGCAGCACAGATTAGAG agtGACCCTGCTGATCAAGACGTGATCATCCAGCCGTACTCTGAACACTGCAGCAGCATCAACATGGAGCTGTGGCTCACTGCTGTCTATGGATACAAAGGACCCCTGCTG GGTCTCGGATGTTTCCTGGCTTGGAGCATCAGGACTGTGCAGGTTGATCATCCTGCAGTTCACAGTAAACACTTGACGCTGAGTATGTTTGCTCTGACGGTGTTCAGTGTGTTGGGAGTCTCAGGATCACTGCTGACGTCCCACAATCCTCCTGTTCAGTTCTGTCTGAGCAGTGCACTCATCCTCGGCTGTAACATCTTCATCCTGAGCCTGCTGTTTGGAACGAAG tttttatacTTGTGGTCGAACAGCAGCGAGCTGCAGAGTGAAGCTGCAGAGGAAGGAGCTGAAGAGCAGCTGAGGAGGTTAAACCAGCAGCTGAAGAGTCGAACTACACAG cTTGATGTAGAAATAGAAACCATCACCATGCAACTTTCTGAGACTTCAGAGTCTGAGATGCTTCATCACacaacaagagagaaaaacaacg GTGAGGTCAGATCTGTGACTCATGCAGCTCAGGTGTTTGCTGAGGATGAAAACTCAGAGAGAAAACCTTCAAGTCCAGACGATGTCAACTCTCCAGAACA
- the rpp25l gene encoding ribonuclease P protein subunit p25-like protein isoform X1, whose translation MMENYSKARTVEQPSVCPFPGLPADTPEVRVKDGSKIRNLLRYALSRMEAKPRAAVGEEEGGGVAEEGQQEAPGRPLCRHVVFTASGKGVSKAITCAEIVKRRVKGLHQLTRLLYNTVEEVWEPLEPAAGLDSLTVSRNLPAIWILLSREPLDCSQPGYQAPGRYDTLWAQSVSREEGGGFTGQRAGHRRKRGGGGGSGSSSRGKGPGRQTGRSREPIKGQS comes from the exons ATG ATGGAGAACTACAGTAAAGCTCGGACGGTGGAGCAGCCGTCCGTCTGTCCGTTCCCCGGCCTCCCCGCCGACACACCTGAGGTCCGCGTCAAAGATGGCAGCAAGATCCGCAACCTGCTGCGCTACGCCCTGAGCCGCATGGAGGCCAAGCCCCGAGCAGcggtgggagaggaggaggggggaggcgTGGCTGAAGAGGGGCAACAGGAAGCGCCGGGCCGGCCGCTCTGCCGCCATGTCGTCTTCACAGCGAGCGGTAAGGGCGTGTCCAAAGCCATCACGTGTGCGGAGATTGTGAAGCGGCGTGTGAAGGGGCTCCACCAGCTCACCAGGCTGCTGTACAACACTGTGGAGGAGGTGTGGGAGCCGCTGGAGCCCGCCGCTGGCCTCGACAGCCTGACGGTCAGCAGGAACCTGCCCGCCATCTGGATACTCCTCTCCAGGGAGCCGCTGGACTGCAGCCAGCCCGGATACCAGGCGCCCGGCCGCTACGACACCCTGTGGGCTCAGTCTGTCAGCAGAGAGGAGGGTGGAGGCTTCACTGGACAGAGAGCAGGAcacaggaggaagagaggaggaggaggaggcagcggcagcagcagcagaggaaaggGACCCGGCCGTCAGACTGGACGCTCCAGAGAGCCGATTAAAGGACAGAGCTGA
- the rpp25l gene encoding ribonuclease P protein subunit p25-like protein isoform X2, translating to MENYSKARTVEQPSVCPFPGLPADTPEVRVKDGSKIRNLLRYALSRMEAKPRAAVGEEEGGGVAEEGQQEAPGRPLCRHVVFTASGKGVSKAITCAEIVKRRVKGLHQLTRLLYNTVEEVWEPLEPAAGLDSLTVSRNLPAIWILLSREPLDCSQPGYQAPGRYDTLWAQSVSREEGGGFTGQRAGHRRKRGGGGGSGSSSRGKGPGRQTGRSREPIKGQS from the exons AT GGAGAACTACAGTAAAGCTCGGACGGTGGAGCAGCCGTCCGTCTGTCCGTTCCCCGGCCTCCCCGCCGACACACCTGAGGTCCGCGTCAAAGATGGCAGCAAGATCCGCAACCTGCTGCGCTACGCCCTGAGCCGCATGGAGGCCAAGCCCCGAGCAGcggtgggagaggaggaggggggaggcgTGGCTGAAGAGGGGCAACAGGAAGCGCCGGGCCGGCCGCTCTGCCGCCATGTCGTCTTCACAGCGAGCGGTAAGGGCGTGTCCAAAGCCATCACGTGTGCGGAGATTGTGAAGCGGCGTGTGAAGGGGCTCCACCAGCTCACCAGGCTGCTGTACAACACTGTGGAGGAGGTGTGGGAGCCGCTGGAGCCCGCCGCTGGCCTCGACAGCCTGACGGTCAGCAGGAACCTGCCCGCCATCTGGATACTCCTCTCCAGGGAGCCGCTGGACTGCAGCCAGCCCGGATACCAGGCGCCCGGCCGCTACGACACCCTGTGGGCTCAGTCTGTCAGCAGAGAGGAGGGTGGAGGCTTCACTGGACAGAGAGCAGGAcacaggaggaagagaggaggaggaggaggcagcggcagcagcagcagaggaaaggGACCCGGCCGTCAGACTGGACGCTCCAGAGAGCCGATTAAAGGACAGAGCTGA